The genome window CAAGCCAATTTAATAAAAAGCTTTTATATTTATCTGTAAAATCTTCTGGAAATGAAACATCGTTAGTCTGTTCATAAATGTCATTCGTCTTCAAACAATCCATTCCACAATCTGAATGACCGATAACCAATATTTCCTTAACATCAAATTGACTAATAGCAACAATTAAGCTCTTCATAATAGAATCAAATAAATGAGGGATCATCGCTCCAGCAGTTGTGATAGAGACATAATCGCTATTTTTCATATTTAAAGCGTGTGGTAGTAGCTCAGTTAATCTCGCATCCATGCAAGAGATAATAACTATTTCTTTATTTGGCTTCTTATCTAATACATACTTTTTATACTTCTGCCTGCTCACAAATAGCTTATTATAATCTAGAATCTCACCTAACACCCTGCTCTTCACTATGCACCCTCCTCTACTATCAATGTTTGAAACCTTTTATAATTAACAATGATAATCGAAAGACATACAAGGGCAAGAACTGTAAAGAACGCAAATCCAAGCGAGTGGCTGTTGAACATGCTAACGATAAACGCAATAATAAGCGGTGGGAAGAAACCTCCGAAG of Bacillus solimangrovi contains these proteins:
- a CDS encoding beta-class carbonic anhydrase → MKSRVLGEILDYNKLFVSRQKYKKYVLDKKPNKEIVIISCMDARLTELLPHALNMKNSDYVSITTAGAMIPHLFDSIMKSLIVAISQFDVKEILVIGHSDCGMDCLKTNDIYEQTNDVSFPEDFTDKYKSFLLNWLDGFNSYEENIISSMNMLKSHPLVPENILVHGLLINPETGELTLVASGEKH